A single window of uncultured Pseudodesulfovibrio sp. DNA harbors:
- a CDS encoding sugar ABC transporter permease: protein MIYPLLDSIRLSLYATDGNDVLSFSGLANYIALITDPQWSEPFWNALLNNFKFFCVHMFVQNPIGIMLAALLSLPKLTGRTTYRTLIFIPTMLSVVIIGFIWQLILSPLWGVSETLLSFVGLTDWFQPWLGQEGTTLVTLSLISVWQFVGIPMMLIYAAMLNIPHDLVEGAIIDGATHWEIFWHIKLPLILPTIAMVSILTFVANFNAFDLIYAVKGALAGPNFSSDIMGTLFYRTFFGFQLQLGNPTMGATIATMMFMVILLGVLLYLFILQRKLRRYAL from the coding sequence ATGATCTACCCTTTGCTCGATTCCATCCGACTAAGCCTCTATGCAACTGACGGCAATGACGTTTTGTCCTTCTCAGGATTGGCGAACTACATCGCATTGATCACCGATCCTCAATGGTCCGAACCCTTCTGGAACGCACTCCTGAACAACTTCAAGTTTTTCTGCGTCCACATGTTTGTACAAAACCCAATCGGCATCATGCTGGCAGCTCTGCTCAGTCTACCGAAACTCACAGGACGCACCACGTACCGCACACTAATTTTCATACCCACCATGTTGTCGGTGGTTATCATCGGCTTCATCTGGCAGCTCATCCTCAGCCCCCTCTGGGGCGTCAGTGAAACCCTGCTCAGCTTTGTGGGCCTAACAGACTGGTTTCAACCATGGCTGGGACAGGAAGGTACGACCCTTGTCACCCTGTCACTGATCTCGGTTTGGCAATTCGTGGGCATTCCCATGATGCTGATCTACGCGGCCATGCTGAACATTCCGCACGATCTGGTGGAAGGGGCTATCATTGACGGCGCCACGCACTGGGAAATCTTTTGGCATATCAAACTCCCACTCATCCTGCCCACCATTGCCATGGTCTCCATTCTGACCTTTGTGGCGAACTTCAACGCCTTCGACCTTATTTACGCGGTCAAAGGGGCATTGGCCGGGCCAAACTTCTCCAGTGACATCATGGGCACCCTTTTCTACCGTACCTTCTTCGGATTCCAGCTCCAACTGGGCAACCCGACAATGGGTGCAACCATCGCAACCATGATGTTCATGGTCATCCTCCTCGGCGTCCTGCTGTATCTCTTCATCCTGCAACGCAAACTGCGCCGGTACGCACTGTAG
- a CDS encoding ABC transporter substrate-binding protein → MLKRLTGFALAALLIVSMLATSAFAATTLKIESWRNDDSDIWTDTIIPAFNKKHPDIKIVFAPMPPAEYNAGLNAKLAGGTAGDLITCRPFDASLEMFNKGYIVDLNDLAGMKEFSDVAKSAWQTDDGKSTFAVPMASVIHGFIYNKEIFEELGLSIPTTEAEFFTILEKIKADGNYTPLSLGTADQWEAATMGFQNIGPNYWKGEEGRKALIAGTAKLTDAPYVNTWKQLAKWAPYMGKGFKAQKYPDSQNLFTLGRAVIYPAGSWDITTFNTQADFKFGAFPPPLPEGATKGYISDHTDIALGLNAASPNKEAARLFLEWLSTPEFAELYANSLPGFFPLSNHKVSLSDPVAQEFVNWRNTHESTIRNSYQILSRGTPNLENQLWNVSSQVINGTMTPEDAAKETQAGLEKWYKPQQK, encoded by the coding sequence ATGCTGAAAAGACTTACAGGATTCGCGCTGGCTGCGCTGCTGATCGTCAGCATGCTCGCGACCAGCGCCTTTGCCGCAACCACGTTGAAAATCGAAAGCTGGCGCAATGACGACAGCGATATTTGGACCGACACCATCATCCCGGCATTCAACAAGAAGCACCCGGACATCAAGATTGTCTTCGCTCCCATGCCTCCGGCAGAATACAACGCAGGCCTCAACGCCAAACTGGCTGGCGGCACCGCAGGCGACCTGATTACCTGCCGCCCGTTCGATGCCTCCCTCGAAATGTTCAACAAAGGCTACATTGTTGATCTGAACGATCTTGCAGGTATGAAAGAATTTTCCGACGTCGCCAAATCCGCATGGCAAACCGATGACGGTAAGTCCACCTTTGCGGTTCCAATGGCGTCCGTCATCCACGGCTTCATATACAACAAGGAAATCTTCGAAGAACTTGGTCTTTCCATTCCTACAACCGAAGCAGAATTCTTCACGATTCTCGAAAAGATCAAAGCCGACGGCAACTATACGCCCCTGTCACTGGGCACAGCCGACCAGTGGGAAGCTGCCACCATGGGTTTCCAAAACATCGGTCCCAACTACTGGAAAGGCGAAGAAGGCCGCAAAGCGCTGATCGCCGGAACCGCCAAACTGACCGATGCCCCCTATGTCAATACATGGAAACAGCTCGCCAAGTGGGCTCCTTACATGGGTAAAGGCTTCAAAGCCCAAAAATATCCCGACAGTCAGAACCTGTTCACCCTTGGTCGTGCTGTCATCTACCCGGCCGGCTCCTGGGACATCACCACATTCAACACTCAAGCCGATTTTAAATTCGGTGCATTCCCCCCGCCGCTGCCAGAAGGCGCTACCAAAGGATACATATCCGATCATACCGACATCGCATTGGGACTGAATGCAGCCTCCCCGAACAAAGAAGCTGCTCGCCTATTCCTGGAATGGCTATCCACTCCCGAATTTGCTGAACTGTACGCAAATTCCCTGCCCGGTTTCTTCCCCCTGTCCAACCACAAGGTCTCGCTAAGTGACCCGGTTGCACAGGAATTCGTCAACTGGCGCAACACGCACGAATCAACTATCCGCAACTCCTACCAGATTCTCTCCCGTGGCACCCCGAACCTTGAGAATCAGCTGTGGAATGTCAGCTCTCAGGTCATCAACGGCACCATGACTCCTGAGGACGCTGCCAAGGAAACACAGGCTGGCCTCGAAAAATGGTACAAACCCCAACAAAAGTAA
- a CDS encoding N-acetylmuramic acid 6-phosphate etherase, whose product MPTKKDSPRATTERTSPRSIGIDTWPSNDILTHLWQDQINGVSAVRAAMGQLKSAALGAVARLKNEKSRLIYVGAGSSGVLAGLDGIELPCTFGWPENRLAVYRADDSDNILTITTPGDDDKNAALNDFKKSKISHQDIVVAVSASGNTPYTCLFAEQAKHNDALVIGFANNPKSRLLGIADHPVLLDTGPEVIAGSTRLKAGTAQKTALGMLSTLIMTRLGHVHDGLLIDVEPDNTKLQKRAARVVASIADVSLEIAEKALEQTHYTVKPAVLVAKGMTPTQAQETLNKSGQILREALIHIAQV is encoded by the coding sequence ATGCCAACAAAAAAGGATTCTCCACGCGCCACCACCGAGCGTACTTCTCCCCGTTCCATCGGTATCGACACATGGCCGTCCAACGACATCCTCACGCATCTGTGGCAGGACCAGATCAACGGAGTCTCCGCAGTCAGGGCCGCTATGGGACAACTTAAATCCGCTGCGCTTGGTGCTGTTGCTCGCCTGAAAAATGAAAAAAGCCGACTCATATATGTAGGGGCAGGATCTTCCGGCGTTCTGGCCGGGCTGGATGGCATTGAACTGCCATGCACTTTCGGGTGGCCAGAAAATCGTCTGGCTGTTTACCGTGCGGACGATTCCGACAACATCCTGACTATCACCACTCCGGGCGATGACGATAAAAACGCCGCACTGAACGATTTCAAAAAAAGCAAAATTTCCCATCAAGATATTGTCGTTGCGGTCTCGGCCAGCGGCAATACTCCCTACACCTGCCTATTCGCTGAACAGGCCAAACACAACGACGCATTGGTCATCGGATTCGCGAACAACCCCAAATCCCGTCTGCTCGGCATTGCCGACCACCCAGTCTTGCTCGATACAGGGCCGGAAGTCATTGCCGGATCAACTCGTCTCAAGGCCGGGACCGCACAAAAAACAGCTTTAGGCATGCTTTCAACGCTCATCATGACTCGACTAGGCCATGTTCATGACGGGCTATTGATTGATGTTGAACCAGACAACACCAAACTGCAAAAAAGAGCGGCACGAGTGGTCGCTTCCATTGCCGATGTATCCCTTGAGATTGCTGAAAAGGCACTCGAACAAACCCATTACACCGTCAAGCCCGCCGTGCTTGTCGCCAAGGGAATGACTCCGACTCAGGCGCAGGAAACATTGAATAAATCAGGGCAGATTCTGAGAGAAGCCCTGATTCACATTGCTCAAGTCTGA
- a CDS encoding BadF/BadG/BcrA/BcrD ATPase family protein, with translation MQDAKFLVGVDGGGTRCRARISDMDGNILGEGRGGPANTRLGLDVAFGSIIAATDIALASAGLSLDRKKDLHAGLGLAGVSLQRERTLLASYDHPFKSMTIESDAYIACLGAHNGQDGGILILGTGSCGCAILGGREHTVGGWGFEISDHGSGAFIGHQAVRGSLLAFEGVIPMGGLAIEVMDRLGNSPERAVPWAEQATPAKYGAFAPLVSQWADDGDEMAEDIMRQAGRDTALLLRALAAKGTDRVVMIGGVAKPINKWLPEDVRQSLVSPQGDSLAGGLLLARKHCEKTAV, from the coding sequence ATGCAAGATGCCAAGTTTTTGGTTGGAGTAGACGGTGGCGGCACCAGATGCCGCGCTCGTATTTCCGATATGGATGGGAATATCCTCGGTGAAGGGCGAGGCGGACCAGCCAATACTCGTTTGGGTCTGGATGTTGCGTTTGGGAGCATTATCGCTGCCACGGACATTGCCTTGGCCTCGGCAGGCCTGAGTCTGGATAGGAAAAAAGACCTGCATGCCGGGCTTGGACTGGCTGGGGTTTCGCTACAGAGAGAGCGAACTTTGCTGGCCTCATACGATCATCCCTTTAAATCCATGACGATTGAATCCGATGCGTATATCGCGTGTCTTGGCGCACATAACGGTCAGGATGGCGGGATATTGATTCTCGGCACGGGGAGTTGCGGCTGTGCCATCCTCGGCGGAAGAGAACACACCGTCGGGGGCTGGGGGTTCGAAATTTCTGATCATGGGAGTGGTGCATTTATCGGGCACCAAGCGGTGCGTGGCTCTTTGCTCGCTTTTGAGGGTGTTATTCCCATGGGAGGGCTGGCGATTGAAGTTATGGATCGCCTTGGTAATTCTCCGGAAAGGGCTGTCCCTTGGGCCGAACAGGCCACTCCTGCGAAGTACGGTGCGTTTGCGCCTTTGGTCTCCCAATGGGCAGATGATGGTGATGAAATGGCTGAAGATATCATGCGTCAGGCTGGCCGGGATACAGCGTTGTTACTCCGTGCGCTGGCGGCAAAGGGGACTGACCGTGTCGTCATGATTGGTGGCGTGGCAAAGCCTATCAACAAATGGTTGCCAGAGGATGTCAGGCAGAGTCTCGTTTCTCCTCAGGGAGATTCTTTGGCTGGTGGATTGCTTTTGGCACGAAAACATTGTGAAAAGACAGCTGTTTGA
- a CDS encoding SIS domain-containing protein → MIEPTSTLMYRETREAPAVVALQKEKNDSICAELASRYMKTPPRFVATCARGSSDHAASYAKYLMEVYLGLPVMSAAPSVGSIYGNPMNLQGCLFILISQSGKSPDLLASAQWARENGAFILALVNQEDSPAADMADAVIPLLAGPEKSVAATKSYIASLSALLHFTAAMSGDMALGNAFNRLPDNLDKALSLSWDEAVEPLADADNLFVVGRGLSYGVALEAALKLKETSSLHGEGISGAEIMHGPLALIRRRSRILMFSQEDATRPGLLELAEVLRGKGAKLFMAEEGAPASGRLPVVPGMHPAAAPIAMIQSFYTMANQLSLARGMNPDNPPSLKKVTETL, encoded by the coding sequence GTGATCGAACCGACTTCGACGTTGATGTACCGCGAAACTCGTGAAGCTCCTGCGGTGGTTGCTCTTCAGAAAGAGAAAAATGACTCTATCTGCGCTGAATTGGCATCCCGATACATGAAGACTCCTCCGCGTTTTGTGGCGACTTGTGCGCGCGGTAGTTCCGATCATGCCGCCAGTTATGCCAAATATCTCATGGAAGTTTATCTTGGTTTACCGGTCATGTCCGCCGCGCCGTCGGTGGGGTCCATTTATGGCAATCCGATGAACCTGCAAGGTTGTTTGTTTATCCTTATTTCTCAGTCCGGAAAAAGTCCCGACCTGCTTGCCAGTGCTCAGTGGGCGCGGGAGAACGGGGCATTTATTCTTGCTTTGGTCAATCAGGAAGATTCCCCTGCTGCCGATATGGCTGATGCCGTCATCCCGTTGTTGGCTGGACCGGAAAAGAGTGTTGCTGCAACCAAGTCATATATCGCTTCATTGAGCGCGTTACTTCATTTTACTGCCGCCATGTCTGGAGACATGGCCTTGGGTAATGCTTTCAATCGTTTGCCGGACAATCTGGACAAGGCTCTTTCGTTGTCTTGGGACGAAGCCGTGGAGCCGTTGGCCGATGCTGACAATCTTTTCGTGGTCGGACGTGGTTTGAGTTATGGTGTTGCCCTAGAGGCGGCCCTCAAGCTCAAGGAAACTTCTTCTCTGCACGGAGAGGGCATCAGTGGTGCTGAAATTATGCACGGTCCACTGGCCTTGATCCGTCGTCGTTCCCGGATTTTGATGTTTAGTCAGGAAGATGCGACCCGTCCGGGTTTGTTGGAGTTGGCCGAGGTCCTGCGTGGCAAGGGAGCCAAACTGTTTATGGCAGAGGAGGGCGCTCCTGCGTCCGGTCGTTTGCCCGTGGTTCCCGGCATGCATCCGGCAGCCGCACCCATTGCCATGATTCAATCTTTTTACACTATGGCCAACCAACTTTCATTGGCGCGTGGCATGAACCCGGATAATCCACCTTCTCTTAAGAAGGTGACGGAGACGCTGTAA